Proteins found in one Pontibacter sp. SGAir0037 genomic segment:
- a CDS encoding glutamate--tRNA ligase family protein: protein MEHPAHLQTKAPLKTRIAPTPSGYLHLGNVLSFAITWALARQQQGELVLRIDDIDNERVRSAYVEDIFETLDFLGIDYDEGPIDAPDFYRHYSQHHRLDLYNNTLDQLAQQRLVYACLYSRTQIKVRSAKGDYPLTCRSRQLALDTPNSAWRLLIPEDTTIAFQDLLLGETTVPLFNKMPDFVVRRKNKLPSYQVASFCDDVLMGINTIVRGSDLLTSTAAQLFIARQTGTATFAAINFIHHPLIQEENGNKLSKSHGSLSINQMRRNGLKAADIWQTLGNLLGWQENPITDSNTFLQRFKLEDVKLKAATLPTAF, encoded by the coding sequence GTGGAACACCCAGCACACCTACAGACAAAAGCACCACTCAAAACACGCATTGCCCCTACCCCCAGTGGTTACCTGCACCTCGGCAATGTATTGTCTTTTGCCATTACCTGGGCACTCGCACGCCAGCAGCAGGGAGAGCTGGTGCTTCGTATAGATGATATTGATAATGAACGGGTAAGGTCAGCCTATGTAGAGGACATCTTCGAAACGCTGGATTTTTTAGGCATTGATTACGACGAAGGCCCTATAGATGCGCCGGATTTCTACCGGCACTACTCACAGCACCACCGCCTCGACCTGTATAATAACACCCTTGACCAACTGGCTCAGCAACGCCTGGTTTATGCCTGCCTCTATTCCCGCACCCAAATAAAGGTTCGCTCTGCGAAAGGCGATTATCCTCTCACCTGCCGCTCCAGGCAACTTGCCTTGGATACACCCAACAGTGCCTGGCGCCTGCTTATACCGGAAGACACAACAATTGCCTTTCAAGACCTTTTGCTAGGCGAAACAACTGTGCCTTTGTTTAACAAAATGCCAGATTTTGTGGTACGCCGTAAAAACAAACTCCCTTCTTACCAGGTAGCTTCTTTTTGCGATGATGTTTTGATGGGTATAAACACGATAGTACGGGGCAGCGATTTACTTACCTCTACAGCAGCTCAGCTTTTTATTGCGCGGCAGACTGGCACAGCCACATTTGCTGCGATTAATTTTATACATCACCCCCTTATTCAGGAAGAAAATGGCAACAAACTATCCAAATCCCATGGCTCGCTTTCGATTAACCAGATGCGCCGGAACGGTTTAAAAGCAGCTGATATCTGGCAAACTTTAGGAAACTTGCTGGGCTGGCAGGAAAACCCGATAACAGACTCAAATACTTTTCTGCAACGGTTTAAACTGGAAGATGTAAAGCTGAAAGCTGCTACTTTACCTACGGCTTTCTGA
- a CDS encoding sterol desaturase family protein, protein MNTYFWLMYAILAARYIIVAGGAFLLFYIFFPSKFSRLKIQSLFPKRKDYMREVGYSFLTFFAFATIAIILSSSAVRPYTKIYTDLSEYSWWYFGLSIVLALLIHDTYFYWTHRLMHHPRLFKWFHLTHHRSVNPSPWAAFSFSPLEALVEGGIIFVIVLLIPMHTYAILAFLLFMTVYNVYGHLGYEIYPRWLVHSRLGKWLNTSTNHNMHHKYFKGNYGLYLRVWDELMKTTHPNYDKTLNRLVNQPEEQPEKSAKV, encoded by the coding sequence ATGAACACTTATTTTTGGTTAATGTACGCCATACTGGCAGCTCGCTATATAATTGTGGCCGGAGGGGCCTTTTTATTGTTTTATATCTTTTTTCCGTCAAAGTTTTCCAGGCTCAAGATTCAGTCCTTGTTTCCGAAACGCAAGGATTACATGCGGGAAGTAGGTTATTCTTTTCTTACCTTCTTTGCCTTTGCCACTATAGCAATCATACTTTCATCTTCAGCGGTAAGGCCATACACAAAAATCTATACCGATCTAAGTGAGTATAGCTGGTGGTATTTTGGATTAAGCATTGTGCTGGCCCTGCTGATCCATGATACGTATTTCTACTGGACCCACCGCCTGATGCACCACCCCAGGCTTTTTAAATGGTTTCACCTGACACACCACCGATCTGTTAATCCTTCGCCCTGGGCGGCATTCTCTTTCAGCCCGCTGGAGGCACTGGTAGAAGGCGGAATTATTTTTGTAATTGTGCTGCTGATACCCATGCACACATACGCTATACTGGCCTTTCTGCTTTTTATGACGGTGTATAACGTGTATGGCCATTTAGGCTATGAGATTTACCCGCGCTGGCTGGTACATAGCCGTCTTGGCAAGTGGCTTAATACTTCTACCAATCATAACATGCATCATAAGTATTTCAAAGGCAACTATGGGTTGTACCTGCGTGTTTGGGACGAACTTATGAAAACCACGCATCCTAATTATGATAAAACGCTGAACAGGCTGGTAAATCAGCCGGAAGAGCAACCGGAAAAGAGTGCTAAGGTATAG
- a CDS encoding DUF2911 domain-containing protein, protein MKKNSVLSFAAVLLVSMLLTTVSWAQNANASKPSPSASASGKVGEANITINYSSPGVKGRTVWGELVPYGKVWRAGANEATTFTVDKDVMVEGENLPAGTYSLYAIPGEAQWTIIFNKVAKQWGTQYDEKQDQLRVTTKPRKAASMSERLAYDVTNNGFVLRWENLEVPVSVKSGNKI, encoded by the coding sequence ATGAAGAAGAACTCTGTTTTAAGTTTTGCAGCAGTACTGCTGGTAAGTATGCTGCTCACTACTGTATCGTGGGCTCAGAATGCTAATGCAAGCAAGCCAAGCCCTTCTGCTTCCGCTTCCGGTAAGGTTGGGGAAGCTAACATAACTATTAACTATAGCAGCCCAGGTGTAAAAGGCCGTACTGTATGGGGAGAACTTGTGCCGTATGGTAAAGTTTGGCGTGCAGGTGCTAATGAGGCAACTACCTTTACTGTAGACAAAGATGTAATGGTGGAAGGTGAAAACCTGCCTGCAGGTACATACAGCCTGTATGCCATACCAGGCGAGGCCCAGTGGACGATTATCTTTAATAAAGTAGCAAAGCAGTGGGGCACACAGTATGACGAAAAGCAAGACCAATTGCGGGTAACCACTAAACCCCGTAAAGCGGCCTCTATGAGCGAAAGACTTGCTTACGACGTAACGAATAACGGCTTTGTGCTGCGCTGGGAAAATCTGGAAGTGCCTGTTTCAGTGAAGTCCGGTAATAAGATATAG
- a CDS encoding acyltransferase: MNRFLFLDSLRGFAALFVVLFHYTATYRDVFGHNFSPAFDINYGNYGVELFFMISGFVIFFSFRKITSSKEFLIKRAGRLYPAYWISVLATFLCVQLFGLPGFETSFSEMLVNLTMFQKLVGVPNVDWVYWTLFQEWMFYLMLLGIFMVKKLDKMLYIGIAWMALSFINVHVFEIKHFNAILNLYYGVFFYSGILFYLLKFEPEKKKTILACLALSLALALSIYAKKGLADMAIVAGIYAIFYLGISGKLDFLINKPFTFLGSISYSLYLFHQFIGYIILNYTKEYFGNSVFVIVPPILFSIACAYLITTYVEQPSMQLIKNWYGRKTAKPVVAGAEDKVPSSGFAKQETAL; this comes from the coding sequence ATGAACAGATTTTTATTTTTAGATTCCTTAAGAGGATTTGCTGCGCTTTTTGTTGTTCTTTTTCATTACACAGCCACTTACCGGGATGTTTTCGGCCATAACTTCTCACCTGCCTTTGATATTAATTACGGAAACTATGGCGTGGAGCTCTTTTTTATGATAAGTGGGTTTGTGATCTTTTTCAGCTTCAGAAAAATTACCAGTAGCAAAGAATTTCTGATAAAGAGAGCCGGAAGGTTATACCCGGCTTACTGGATAAGTGTGTTGGCTACTTTCCTGTGTGTACAGCTTTTCGGGCTGCCTGGGTTTGAGACTTCCTTTAGTGAAATGCTGGTAAACTTGACGATGTTCCAGAAGCTGGTAGGGGTGCCAAACGTCGACTGGGTATACTGGACCCTTTTTCAGGAGTGGATGTTTTACCTGATGCTGCTCGGGATTTTTATGGTTAAGAAGCTGGACAAGATGCTGTACATCGGAATAGCCTGGATGGCTTTGAGCTTCATAAACGTGCATGTTTTCGAAATAAAACATTTCAATGCCATTCTGAACCTCTACTACGGGGTGTTCTTTTATTCCGGTATCCTGTTTTACCTCCTGAAATTTGAGCCAGAAAAAAAGAAGACAATCTTAGCCTGTCTTGCTCTTTCGCTGGCCCTTGCCCTGTCTATTTATGCAAAAAAAGGATTAGCTGATATGGCGATAGTGGCTGGTATCTATGCTATATTCTATCTTGGTATAAGTGGTAAACTGGATTTCCTGATTAATAAGCCCTTTACTTTTTTGGGTAGTATCTCTTATTCGCTGTACTTATTCCATCAGTTTATTGGATACATCATTTTAAACTATACAAAAGAATATTTCGGAAACAGCGTGTTCGTAATTGTACCGCCAATTCTGTTCAGTATAGCCTGTGCCTATCTTATTACTACCTATGTGGAGCAGCCATCCATGCAGTTGATTAAAAACTGGTATGGTAGAAAAACAGCGAAACCAGTTGTTGCAGGAGCCGAAGACAAAGTGCCAAGCAGTGGCTTTGCTAAACAAGAAACGGCACTTTAA
- a CDS encoding J domain-containing protein, with amino-acid sequence MSKVNPAASALIPQIGTDETTKQLSKLQQQFNKKINQINKLKQAMAEREELLAQGRKHMQKELQPLIAQIVAKRVELVYLLDSSYDMSFFRKREKQKLADLIVSISEELIDAYDKEELVDLHDKYAEQARAAITAQDEEEIKDLAQDMLRNMFGVDIEINDLNDFEQIQAQLDKEMEQREQERQQRQKARKTKAQQAKEDKIKAELSNISKASRRVYTELAKQLHPDTEQDEAIKAQKEETMKKVTHAYKQNDFFELLKLQMEFIQTRDKALDSVPEDQLKYYVKILQEQIKELQEEQYSFEYGPDAAFYHRFCGSAKQMNQKFRYAKEDLQLELVQLKQDLRHFTDPQYLRDFLKEIR; translated from the coding sequence ATGTCAAAAGTAAATCCCGCTGCCTCAGCACTTATCCCTCAGATCGGAACTGATGAGACAACAAAGCAGCTATCTAAACTTCAACAGCAGTTTAACAAAAAAATTAACCAGATAAACAAGCTCAAGCAGGCGATGGCGGAGCGGGAGGAACTTCTTGCACAGGGGCGAAAACACATGCAAAAAGAGCTCCAGCCACTTATTGCTCAGATTGTGGCAAAGCGGGTAGAGCTGGTATACCTGCTGGACAGCTCCTACGACATGAGCTTTTTCAGAAAAAGAGAAAAGCAGAAACTAGCTGATCTTATAGTAAGTATCTCCGAAGAACTGATAGATGCCTACGACAAAGAAGAACTGGTTGACCTGCACGACAAATACGCCGAACAGGCGCGTGCGGCAATCACAGCTCAGGACGAAGAAGAAATAAAAGACTTAGCACAGGATATGTTAAGAAACATGTTTGGCGTGGATATAGAGATCAATGATCTGAATGACTTTGAACAGATACAGGCACAACTGGACAAGGAGATGGAGCAACGGGAACAAGAAAGGCAGCAGCGCCAGAAAGCCCGCAAAACCAAAGCACAACAAGCTAAAGAAGATAAAATAAAGGCAGAGCTGAGCAACATCAGCAAAGCCAGCCGCCGCGTGTATACTGAACTTGCCAAACAGCTGCATCCCGATACAGAACAGGATGAGGCCATAAAAGCTCAGAAAGAAGAAACCATGAAAAAAGTAACGCACGCTTACAAGCAAAACGACTTCTTCGAGCTCCTGAAACTACAAATGGAATTTATACAGACCCGGGATAAGGCTTTAGACAGTGTGCCTGAAGACCAGCTAAAGTATTATGTAAAAATCCTTCAGGAGCAGATAAAGGAGCTTCAGGAGGAACAGTATAGCTTCGAATACGGACCTGATGCCGCGTTCTATCACCGCTTTTGCGGCTCTGCGAAACAAATGAATCAAAAGTTCAGGTACGCCAAAGAAGATCTCCAGCTCGAACTGGTACAGCTAAAGCAGGACTTACGCCATTTTACTGATCCGCAGTACCTGCGGGACTTCCTGAAAGAGATACGGTAG
- a CDS encoding GDSL-type esterase/lipase family protein, producing the protein MRKYVSLSFVIAALMSFCSLSVSAQQKIKVACVGNSITEGYGLSKTYPMALQELMGEEYVVNNYGLGGRTLLKKGDHPYWNEEKYQEVLNWNPDIVIIKLGTNDSKPQNWQHEKDFKKDYTEFVKSFQNLPSKPKVYICYPIPVFEDKWGITESIVKEEIIPTLKKVAKKTKAQPIDLYTPFIGKADLTYDGVHPNDEGAALLANEVYQVLQVKSEMRAKK; encoded by the coding sequence ATGAGAAAATATGTAAGCCTGTCGTTTGTTATTGCTGCTTTAATGAGCTTTTGTTCACTTTCGGTATCTGCACAGCAAAAAATTAAAGTAGCCTGTGTAGGCAACAGTATCACCGAAGGGTATGGCTTGAGCAAAACTTATCCGATGGCGCTGCAGGAATTAATGGGTGAAGAATATGTGGTAAACAACTACGGGCTGGGCGGCAGAACACTTTTAAAGAAAGGCGATCATCCTTACTGGAACGAAGAAAAGTACCAGGAAGTGCTTAACTGGAATCCAGATATAGTTATTATCAAATTAGGTACAAATGATTCCAAGCCTCAGAACTGGCAGCATGAGAAAGACTTCAAAAAAGATTATACGGAGTTTGTAAAATCATTTCAGAATCTGCCATCGAAGCCCAAAGTGTATATCTGTTATCCTATACCTGTGTTTGAAGATAAATGGGGTATTACCGAAAGTATCGTAAAAGAAGAGATCATTCCAACATTAAAAAAAGTAGCCAAAAAAACGAAAGCACAACCCATCGATCTTTATACTCCTTTTATCGGTAAAGCTGATCTAACATACGATGGCGTGCATCCCAACGATGAAGGAGCCGCATTACTGGCAAATGAGGTGTACCAGGTATTGCAGGTAAAGTCTGAAATGCGGGCAAAAAAGTAA
- a CDS encoding LytTR family DNA-binding domain-containing protein, with amino-acid sequence MKCIAIDDEPKALAVIAHYAAKVPSVQLAQTFRSSIDALAYLQQEQVDLVFLDINMPDLTGIEFLKAQQQPPLVIFTTAYSEYAVESYDWEAAGYLLKPIDFQKFLKAVNKAATLLKLKGRPQKDTGSNKGETILVKSGVQTYQLKLEEILYLEASGNYVTFVTKDKKVATLNSLSEVQSTLPADRFVRVHKSYVVALPHIDIIESYQVRIAGTEIPIGRTYREGLTSVFKF; translated from the coding sequence ATGAAATGCATTGCCATAGATGATGAACCGAAAGCGCTTGCCGTGATAGCACATTATGCTGCTAAGGTGCCTTCTGTGCAGTTGGCGCAAACTTTCAGGAGCAGCATCGATGCCTTGGCATATTTGCAGCAGGAGCAGGTAGATCTTGTTTTCCTGGATATTAACATGCCCGACCTGACAGGTATTGAGTTTTTGAAGGCACAGCAGCAGCCTCCGCTGGTAATATTTACCACGGCTTACTCCGAATACGCTGTAGAGAGCTATGATTGGGAAGCGGCTGGTTACCTGCTCAAGCCTATCGATTTTCAGAAGTTTTTAAAGGCAGTAAATAAAGCGGCTACCTTGCTTAAACTGAAAGGCAGGCCGCAGAAAGATACAGGTAGTAACAAAGGAGAAACTATACTGGTGAAAAGTGGCGTGCAAACATATCAACTGAAACTGGAAGAAATTCTATACCTGGAGGCTTCGGGCAATTATGTAACGTTTGTTACCAAAGATAAAAAAGTAGCCACATTAAATAGCTTAAGCGAAGTGCAAAGCACTCTTCCTGCCGACAGGTTTGTCAGAGTACATAAATCTTATGTGGTGGCGTTGCCGCATATCGATATTATAGAGAGCTACCAGGTGCGCATAGCCGGCACAGAAATTCCGATAGGCCGGACTTACCGGGAGGGTCTGACCTCTGTTTTCAAGTTTTAA
- a CDS encoding sensor histidine kinase, whose protein sequence is MKKLSFLRKHVELLLHLTFWFVVALLIYFKTRTEFIHDPYLADFGIFSSLHKKQLLHYFLLLVFKAIFFYVNILLIFPRYRASGYQRKYLLPLLVSLGWCFTIEVLMFTWGTNSMLNMLSEDYYIRFDYSPVSDGFFVYLAVLLASYAYWASKQWLLDKEGLQKLDVTAAELALLKNQVNPHFLFNTLNNLFSMAIEKNADELAESIAQLTHLMRYSIYESHVPFIELQREVEYIENYIKLQKLRFSGEEEITIRFDVEGDRQQVRISPMLLINFVENAFKHGVSLKQESYILIELRITESELFFTVENTIYRQNKTAAVKHAGFGLEHVKKLLQLQYPGRHNLSITEENNIYKTVLRLELQKTQVAITALQ, encoded by the coding sequence ATGAAAAAGTTATCGTTTCTGCGAAAGCACGTGGAGCTGTTGCTTCACCTTACTTTCTGGTTTGTGGTTGCCTTGCTTATTTACTTTAAAACAAGAACCGAGTTTATACACGACCCATATCTCGCTGATTTTGGTATTTTCTCCAGCCTGCACAAAAAGCAGTTGCTGCATTATTTCCTGCTGCTTGTTTTCAAGGCAATCTTTTTCTATGTAAACATATTGCTTATTTTCCCCAGGTACAGGGCTTCCGGCTATCAGCGGAAGTACCTGCTGCCATTGCTGGTGAGCTTAGGGTGGTGCTTCACCATTGAGGTGCTGATGTTTACCTGGGGCACCAACAGTATGCTCAACATGCTGTCGGAAGACTATTACATCAGGTTTGATTACTCACCAGTCTCTGATGGTTTCTTTGTGTACCTGGCTGTTTTACTGGCTTCGTATGCCTACTGGGCTTCCAAACAGTGGCTTCTGGATAAAGAGGGCTTGCAGAAGCTTGATGTGACGGCGGCAGAGCTGGCGCTGCTGAAAAATCAGGTGAACCCGCACTTTCTGTTTAATACGCTTAACAACCTTTTCTCGATGGCAATAGAAAAGAATGCCGATGAACTGGCCGAAAGTATAGCACAGCTTACGCACCTGATGCGCTATTCTATCTATGAAAGCCATGTGCCCTTTATCGAGCTGCAGCGGGAGGTAGAGTATATAGAAAACTACATTAAGCTGCAGAAACTAAGGTTTTCAGGCGAGGAAGAAATCACTATTCGCTTTGATGTGGAGGGAGACAGGCAACAAGTGCGTATTTCGCCTATGCTGCTCATCAACTTTGTAGAGAATGCGTTTAAGCACGGGGTAAGCCTGAAACAGGAGTCGTATATCCTCATTGAGCTAAGAATCACTGAAAGTGAGCTTTTCTTTACTGTAGAAAATACTATTTACCGGCAGAACAAAACTGCTGCGGTAAAACATGCCGGTTTTGGCCTGGAGCACGTTAAAAAATTGCTGCAACTACAGTACCCTGGTCGCCATAACCTCTCTATTACTGAGGAAAACAATATCTACAAAACTGTTTTGCGACTGGAACTCCAGAAAACACAGGTAGCTATAACAGCACTTCAATAA
- a CDS encoding SDR family oxidoreductase: MENGQKYALITGATEGIGYELARIFAENKYNLIIVARSEDQLSKTATELQQQFRIEVTTISKDLFKREAPFEVYEEVKSKGIRVDVLVNDAAQGEYGEFIKTDINKELDMLQLNIGAYLVLTKCFLQEMVARNEGKILMVTSVAGEMPGPLQAVYHGTKAFVTTFTESIQNELKDTNITITKLLPGPTDTEFFSKASMEESKIVQDGDLADPAKVARDGYEALMAGKLEIISGLKNKAMVGATKVMPDSMVAETMHKQAAPTDKSDKE, translated from the coding sequence ATGGAAAATGGACAAAAGTATGCCCTGATAACAGGTGCAACCGAAGGCATTGGCTATGAACTGGCCAGAATATTTGCAGAGAACAAGTATAACTTAATTATAGTAGCTCGCAGCGAAGATCAGCTTTCTAAAACAGCCACAGAGCTACAGCAGCAGTTTAGAATAGAGGTAACAACTATCTCGAAAGACCTGTTTAAAAGAGAAGCGCCTTTTGAGGTGTATGAGGAGGTGAAGTCAAAAGGTATTCGGGTAGATGTGCTGGTAAACGATGCGGCACAGGGAGAGTATGGTGAGTTTATAAAAACCGATATTAACAAAGAGCTGGATATGCTGCAGTTGAACATCGGCGCTTACCTGGTGCTGACGAAGTGTTTCCTGCAGGAAATGGTAGCCCGCAACGAAGGTAAAATTCTGATGGTAACATCTGTCGCAGGCGAAATGCCCGGTCCTCTTCAGGCTGTATATCATGGCACTAAAGCCTTTGTTACTACTTTTACAGAGTCTATTCAGAACGAGCTAAAAGACACTAACATCACCATCACTAAACTGCTTCCTGGTCCTACTGACACTGAATTCTTCTCGAAAGCAAGTATGGAAGAATCTAAAATAGTGCAGGACGGAGACCTGGCTGATCCGGCTAAAGTGGCCAGAGATGGGTATGAGGCTTTAATGGCCGGTAAACTGGAGATTATATCGGGCCTCAAGAACAAAGCTATGGTAGGTGCTACTAAGGTAATGCCGGATAGTATGGTAGCTGAAACAATGCATAAGCAAGCCGCACCAACCGACAAGAGCGATAAAGAGTAA